A portion of the Collinsella aerofaciens genome contains these proteins:
- a CDS encoding glutamate synthase subunit beta — protein MGKPGAFLDIDRVTHELRPVEERSRDFDPLYVELDDDARRAQASRCMMCGVAFCQMGASFGKARPSGCPLHNLIPEWNELVYRGRWDEAAERLSLTSPMPEFTSRVCPALCEAACNLGSVDGQPTTIHDNERAISDHEWANGGPRRFEPAGEGAPTVAVVGSGPAGLVAAWELARRGARVTVFERDDRPGGLLMYGIPNMKLEKSVVERRVALMRELGIVFELGADVSDPKVTARLDDFDAVVVAAGARAPRGLSAANIDAPGVVYAVDYLTASTVSVLDGGEPAIDARGLDVVVIGGGDTGNDCVGTAVRQGARSVRQFEFLPAAPDKRAASNPWPQWPNVKKTDYGQQEAIAAMGGEIRAWGVDTLEVLLDKKGAAAGLRVVDLDWSAGKPERIAGSEHEVPAQLVLIACGFTGPEHGVFDAVSVPVATAGRPLPVMAAEGSHLAARTEGVAADAAPVYVAGDARNGSSLVVSAMADALACAAEVADALAL, from the coding sequence ATGGGTAAGCCCGGTGCTTTTCTTGATATCGATCGCGTGACCCACGAGCTTCGCCCCGTGGAGGAGCGCAGCCGTGATTTCGATCCGCTGTACGTGGAGCTCGACGACGACGCACGTCGCGCCCAGGCGAGCCGCTGCATGATGTGCGGCGTGGCGTTTTGCCAGATGGGCGCGAGCTTTGGCAAGGCACGCCCGAGCGGCTGTCCGCTGCACAACCTGATTCCCGAGTGGAATGAGCTGGTGTACCGCGGCCGCTGGGACGAGGCTGCCGAGCGTCTGTCGCTCACCTCGCCCATGCCCGAGTTTACGAGCCGTGTGTGCCCGGCGCTGTGCGAGGCCGCGTGCAACCTGGGTTCGGTCGATGGCCAGCCCACGACGATCCATGACAACGAGCGTGCGATCAGCGACCATGAGTGGGCAAACGGTGGCCCGCGCCGCTTTGAGCCGGCGGGGGAGGGCGCACCCACGGTTGCCGTGGTGGGCTCCGGTCCTGCTGGTCTGGTGGCTGCATGGGAGCTTGCGCGTCGCGGCGCCCGCGTGACGGTGTTTGAGCGCGACGACCGCCCGGGCGGTCTGCTCATGTACGGCATTCCCAACATGAAGCTCGAGAAGTCTGTGGTCGAGCGTCGCGTGGCGCTCATGCGCGAGCTGGGTATTGTGTTCGAGCTGGGCGCCGACGTGAGCGATCCCAAGGTTACCGCCAGGCTCGACGACTTTGACGCCGTCGTGGTGGCTGCCGGCGCCCGTGCTCCGCGTGGGCTTTCGGCTGCGAACATTGATGCCCCGGGCGTGGTGTATGCCGTGGACTACCTGACGGCTTCGACCGTCTCGGTGCTCGATGGCGGTGAGCCTGCTATTGACGCGCGCGGCCTGGACGTCGTGGTCATTGGCGGTGGCGATACCGGCAACGACTGCGTGGGTACCGCGGTGCGTCAGGGCGCGCGCAGCGTGCGCCAGTTTGAGTTCTTGCCGGCTGCGCCCGATAAGCGCGCGGCGAGCAACCCCTGGCCGCAGTGGCCCAACGTTAAGAAGACCGACTACGGCCAGCAGGAGGCTATCGCTGCGATGGGTGGCGAGATACGTGCCTGGGGTGTGGATACCCTCGAGGTGCTGCTGGACAAGAAGGGTGCGGCTGCGGGTCTGCGCGTGGTCGATCTGGACTGGTCGGCGGGAAAGCCCGAGCGCATCGCGGGCTCCGAGCACGAGGTGCCGGCGCAGCTGGTGCTCATCGCCTGCGGCTTTACGGGTCCGGAGCACGGCGTGTTCGATGCGGTGAGCGTGCCTGTTGCCACCGCTGGTCGTCCGCTGCCGGTGATGGCTGCTGAGGGCTCGCATCTTGCGGCTCGCACGGAGGGTGTCGCCGCGGATGCCGCGCCGGTGTATGTGGCGGGTGATGCCCGCAACGGCAGCTCGCTCGTGGTGAGCGCCATGGCCGATGCCCTGGCCTGCGCTGCCGAAGTCGCCGACGCGTTGGCGCTGTAA
- the gltB gene encoding glutamate synthase large subunit gives MQADSAQQQGLYRPEFDHDACGIGALADINGERHHQILDDALSILVNLEHRGGTGLEKNTGDGAGILFQVPHHFFRKEAQKCGQILPAEGDYGVAMLFFPQDDKGVEDARRVFEEGCAEAGVPLLFWREVPVDPHDLGETARACMPTILQAFLGRPDDTPAGDAFERRLYVCRRTIEKKADAEFALRDKIFYVCSMSSRTIVYKGMLVATQMRRFFIDLNDAAVKTAVALVHSRYSTNTTPSWERAHPNRFIIHNGEINTLKGNVNWIRAREPNLYSPVLQHDLERVMPIINREGSDSAILDNVLEFLVMNGRPLTRAASMLLPEPWDHNDSLSEERRAYDAYQSMLMEPWDGPAAIAFTDGRTLGAALDRNGLRPARYYVTRDGRFMLASEVGTIEVRPENILTSGCLGPGQMLEVDFARGRVIYNDELRARYAKEKPYRDWIAEETLTVDALDEPAAPASAEDAEVPAAVRMAKLGYHWDDVDEVVRPMAQQGKAPLASMGIDAPLACLSKKTRSFFDYFYQLFAQVTNPPIDALREHMVTSTTLYLGNHGNLLEDSRTACQLVRLERPLLNDEEFEHICAIDRVGFKTRRFRAVYRRDAGEGALQAALKQLAEDVEAAVRDGVNIVVLSDRAGAGEVPVPSLLAVGCVHNHLIRAGVRTFADIVVECGDAVSPHDFAALVGYSASGIYPYNAHACIRDLAARGDLDVTAEQGIANYNKAATAGIVSIMSKMGISTVQSYHSAQIFEAVGFTPEFVNAYFAGTVSRVGGMGVEDVEREQNERYDAALAILKSPAPDQLPTLGLTKWRPLGGEDHLIDPQTVYLLQTACRGGSYDTFKEYSARLHRTGRAVRLRDLLDFNASGRTPVSLDEVEPALNIVRRFNTGAMSYGSISKEAHECMAIAMNRLHGRSNSGEGGEDPRRETPLANGDSKNSAIKQVASARFGVTSRYLCSAFEIQIKMAQGAKPGEGGHLPGKKVYPWIAEVRQSTPGIGLISPPPHHDIYSIEDLAELIFDLKNANPGARVSVKLVSEAGVGTIATGVAKGAADKILISGHNGGSGAAARDSIWHAGLPLELGLAEAQQTLLQNGLRSRVVLEADGKLMDGTDVAVACLLGAEEFGFATMPLISMGCLMQRDCQQDTCPAGIATQNCRLRRGFRGKPEHVEHFMLFVAEQLREVMASLGFRTVDEMVGHPECLRQIEVPGNRKANLLDLSPVLASATCEFGAHIPGADGRHFLPQMAADSELDKTLDSTLFVPYTADARAHLRPIRFRADIANVNRCVGTILGNAVTKAHPEGLPAGSITIDCDGSAGQSFGAFLPRGITLNVCGDANDYFGKGLSGGEVSVRPNPHATYKFDENIIVGNVAFFGATSGRGFINGLAGQRFAVRNSGATVVVEGCGNHGCEYMTGGLALILGEVGQNFAAGMTGGVAYVFDQYGTLDTRVNHESVELKAPTAGELAQIRALIQEHVDATQSPRGIKLLYSFETMSKHFVKVIPTEYERVLAIVAAGEAAGKTHAQAEELAFDIVTGRASAADVARFDAAGGAAGAASVAASSVASTKKEA, from the coding sequence ATGCAGGCAGATTCCGCTCAGCAGCAGGGCCTTTATCGCCCCGAATTCGACCACGATGCATGTGGCATCGGCGCGCTTGCCGATATCAACGGTGAGCGCCATCACCAGATTCTGGACGATGCACTGTCCATTCTGGTCAACTTGGAGCACCGCGGCGGTACGGGACTCGAGAAGAACACCGGCGACGGTGCCGGTATCCTGTTCCAGGTTCCGCATCACTTTTTCCGCAAAGAGGCTCAAAAGTGCGGCCAGATTCTGCCGGCAGAGGGCGACTATGGCGTGGCCATGCTGTTCTTTCCGCAGGACGACAAGGGCGTAGAGGATGCCCGTCGCGTGTTTGAGGAGGGCTGCGCCGAGGCCGGCGTGCCGCTGCTCTTTTGGCGCGAGGTGCCCGTCGACCCGCACGACTTGGGCGAGACGGCACGCGCCTGCATGCCCACCATTCTGCAAGCCTTTCTGGGCCGCCCCGACGACACGCCCGCCGGCGATGCCTTCGAGCGTCGCCTGTACGTGTGCCGTCGCACTATCGAGAAGAAGGCCGATGCCGAGTTTGCCCTGCGCGACAAGATCTTCTACGTCTGCTCCATGAGCTCGCGCACTATCGTGTACAAGGGCATGCTCGTCGCCACGCAGATGCGCCGCTTCTTCATCGACCTCAACGACGCCGCCGTCAAGACGGCCGTGGCGCTCGTCCACTCGCGCTACTCCACCAACACCACGCCCAGCTGGGAGCGTGCGCACCCCAACCGCTTTATCATTCACAACGGCGAGATCAATACCCTCAAGGGCAACGTCAACTGGATTCGCGCCCGCGAACCCAACCTGTACAGCCCCGTGCTGCAGCACGACCTTGAGCGCGTGATGCCCATCATCAACCGCGAGGGTTCCGACTCCGCGATTCTGGACAACGTGCTCGAATTCTTGGTCATGAACGGTCGCCCGCTCACGCGTGCCGCGTCCATGTTGCTGCCCGAGCCGTGGGACCACAACGATAGCCTGAGTGAGGAGCGCCGCGCCTACGACGCTTACCAGTCCATGCTCATGGAGCCGTGGGACGGTCCTGCCGCTATCGCCTTTACCGACGGCCGTACCCTGGGCGCCGCCCTCGACCGTAACGGCCTGCGCCCGGCTCGCTACTACGTGACGCGCGACGGCCGCTTTATGCTGGCGAGCGAGGTGGGCACCATCGAGGTGCGCCCCGAGAACATCCTGACGAGCGGCTGCTTGGGACCGGGTCAGATGCTCGAGGTCGACTTTGCCCGCGGCCGCGTGATCTACAACGACGAGCTGCGCGCCCGTTACGCCAAGGAAAAGCCCTACCGTGATTGGATTGCCGAGGAGACGCTGACCGTCGACGCGCTCGATGAACCCGCCGCGCCCGCGTCCGCCGAGGATGCCGAGGTGCCCGCCGCTGTGCGCATGGCCAAGCTCGGCTACCACTGGGATGACGTCGACGAGGTCGTGCGTCCTATGGCCCAGCAGGGCAAGGCCCCGCTCGCCTCGATGGGCATCGACGCGCCGCTGGCTTGCCTGTCCAAGAAGACGCGTTCGTTCTTTGACTACTTCTATCAGCTGTTCGCTCAGGTCACGAATCCTCCGATCGATGCCCTGCGCGAGCACATGGTGACTTCGACCACGCTCTACCTGGGCAACCACGGCAACCTGCTCGAGGATTCCCGCACGGCCTGTCAGCTGGTGCGCTTGGAGCGCCCATTGCTCAACGATGAAGAGTTCGAGCATATCTGTGCCATCGACCGTGTTGGCTTTAAGACCCGTCGTTTCCGTGCCGTCTACCGCCGCGATGCCGGCGAGGGCGCGCTGCAGGCTGCGCTCAAACAGCTTGCCGAGGACGTCGAGGCTGCGGTCCGCGACGGCGTGAACATTGTGGTGCTGAGCGATCGTGCCGGAGCAGGCGAGGTGCCCGTGCCGTCGCTGCTTGCCGTGGGCTGCGTGCACAACCACCTGATCCGCGCCGGTGTGCGTACCTTTGCCGATATTGTGGTGGAGTGCGGCGACGCCGTGTCCCCGCACGACTTTGCGGCACTGGTGGGCTACTCCGCGAGCGGCATCTATCCGTACAACGCACATGCGTGCATCCGCGATCTGGCGGCACGCGGCGACCTGGACGTGACGGCCGAGCAGGGCATCGCCAACTACAACAAGGCTGCGACTGCCGGCATCGTCTCCATCATGTCCAAGATGGGCATCTCCACGGTGCAGAGCTACCATTCGGCGCAGATCTTCGAGGCCGTGGGCTTTACGCCGGAGTTCGTCAACGCGTACTTCGCCGGCACGGTGAGCCGTGTGGGCGGTATGGGTGTCGAGGACGTTGAGCGCGAGCAAAACGAGCGCTACGACGCCGCGCTCGCTATCCTTAAGAGCCCGGCTCCCGATCAGCTGCCCACGCTGGGTCTGACCAAGTGGCGCCCGCTCGGCGGCGAGGATCACCTGATCGACCCTCAGACCGTCTACCTGCTCCAGACCGCCTGCCGTGGGGGCAGCTACGACACCTTTAAGGAGTACAGCGCTCGTCTGCACCGCACCGGCCGTGCCGTGCGCCTGCGCGACTTGCTCGACTTTAATGCCAGCGGCCGCACGCCGGTTTCGCTCGACGAGGTGGAGCCCGCGCTCAACATCGTCCGCCGCTTTAACACCGGCGCCATGTCGTACGGCTCCATCAGCAAAGAGGCGCACGAGTGCATGGCCATCGCCATGAATCGCCTGCACGGACGCTCCAACTCGGGCGAGGGCGGCGAGGACCCGCGTCGCGAGACCCCGCTGGCTAACGGTGACTCCAAGAACTCCGCGATCAAGCAGGTGGCAAGCGCGCGCTTTGGCGTGACGAGCCGCTACCTGTGCAGCGCCTTCGAGATTCAGATCAAGATGGCCCAGGGCGCCAAGCCCGGCGAGGGCGGTCACCTGCCCGGCAAGAAGGTCTACCCCTGGATTGCCGAGGTCCGTCAGTCCACGCCCGGCATCGGCCTGATCTCGCCTCCGCCGCATCACGACATCTACTCTATCGAAGACCTGGCCGAGCTCATCTTCGACCTTAAGAACGCCAACCCCGGCGCGCGCGTGTCGGTCAAGCTGGTCAGTGAGGCGGGCGTCGGCACCATCGCCACCGGTGTGGCCAAGGGTGCTGCCGACAAGATCTTGATCAGCGGCCACAACGGCGGCTCGGGTGCCGCTGCGCGCGACTCTATCTGGCACGCCGGTCTGCCGCTGGAGCTCGGTCTTGCCGAGGCTCAACAGACGCTGCTGCAAAACGGCCTGCGCTCACGCGTGGTGCTCGAGGCCGACGGCAAACTCATGGACGGCACCGACGTCGCTGTCGCCTGCCTGCTGGGTGCCGAGGAGTTTGGCTTTGCGACTATGCCGCTCATCTCCATGGGTTGCCTCATGCAGCGCGACTGCCAGCAGGATACCTGCCCGGCCGGCATCGCCACGCAAAACTGCCGCCTGCGTCGCGGCTTCCGCGGCAAGCCCGAGCACGTCGAGCACTTTATGCTCTTTGTTGCCGAGCAGCTGCGCGAGGTCATGGCGAGCCTGGGCTTCCGCACCGTCGATGAGATGGTCGGCCATCCCGAGTGCTTGCGCCAGATCGAGGTCCCGGGCAATCGCAAAGCTAACCTGCTGGATCTGTCGCCCGTGCTGGCAAGCGCGACCTGTGAGTTTGGTGCCCACATCCCGGGTGCCGACGGCCGTCACTTCCTGCCCCAGATGGCTGCGGACAGCGAGCTCGACAAGACACTCGACTCCACGCTGTTTGTGCCCTACACGGCCGACGCTCGCGCGCACCTGCGCCCGATTCGCTTCCGCGCCGATATCGCCAACGTCAACCGCTGCGTGGGCACCATCCTGGGTAACGCGGTGACCAAGGCACATCCCGAGGGCCTGCCCGCCGGCTCCATCACCATCGATTGCGATGGTTCGGCCGGTCAGAGCTTTGGCGCCTTCCTGCCGCGCGGCATTACGCTCAACGTGTGCGGCGACGCCAACGACTACTTTGGCAAGGGCCTTTCGGGCGGCGAGGTGTCGGTGCGCCCCAACCCGCATGCGACCTACAAGTTCGACGAGAACATCATCGTGGGCAACGTTGCGTTCTTTGGTGCCACGAGCGGCCGCGGCTTCATTAACGGTCTTGCTGGCCAGCGTTTTGCCGTGCGCAACTCCGGTGCCACCGTGGTGGTCGAGGGCTGCGGCAACCATGGCTGCGAGTACATGACGGGCGGCCTGGCGCTCATTCTGGGCGAGGTCGGGCAGAATTTTGCCGCCGGCATGACGGGCGGCGTGGCCTATGTCTTTGACCAGTACGGCACGCTCGATACCCGTGTGAACCACGAGAGCGTTGAGCTCAAGGCCCCGACGGCCGGCGAGCTGGCGCAGATTCGCGCGCTCATCCAGGAGCACGTGGATGCGACCCAGAGCCCGCGCGGCATTAAGCTGCTCTACAGCTTTGAGACGATGAGCAAGCACTTTGTGAAGGTCATTCCGACCGAGTACGAGCGCGTGCTGGCGATTGTCGCCGCGGGTGAGGCTGCCGGCAAGACGCATGCGCAGGCTGAGGAGCTGGCGTTTGACATTGTGACCGGTCGCGCGAGCGCCGCGGATGTCGCTCGCTTCGATGCCGCGGGCGGTGCTGCGGGCGCTGCGTCCGTGGCTGCCAGCTCTGTTGCTTCGACCAAGAAGGAGGCGTAA
- a CDS encoding Nramp family divalent metal transporter: MLNHLKQHFGSRRTGGHGGLDIARHIGPGLLVTVGFIDPGNWASNMAAGSQFGYALLWIVTLSTIMLIVLQHNAAHLGIATGACLAEATTRYLPRFVGRTVLASAYLATVATAMAEVLGGAIALQMLFGLPVRAGCVIVAAVSMAMLMTSSYKHAERWIIAFVGVVGLSFLAELALVKVDWPQTAASWITPSMPTGSAAIIVSVLGAVVMPHNLFLHSEVIQSMHFEGQGEQVIEERLRYELFDTLFSMGVGWAINSAMVILAATTFFAHGIVVDDLAVAAATLSPILGPASSTIFAVALLFAGLSSSVTAGMAAGTITAGMFDEEYDIHDRHSSIGVAACFVGAVAACLVVPNPFEGLIWSQALLSLQLPITVFVLIRLTSSPRVMGKYANSRPLNALLVGIGVIVTILDIVLLTGM; this comes from the coding sequence ATGCTCAACCATCTCAAACAACACTTTGGCTCCCGACGCACCGGTGGTCACGGAGGCCTAGACATTGCGCGGCATATCGGCCCCGGGCTGCTCGTGACCGTCGGCTTTATCGACCCGGGCAACTGGGCCTCCAATATGGCCGCGGGCTCGCAGTTTGGCTACGCGCTGCTGTGGATTGTCACGCTGTCCACGATTATGCTCATCGTGCTGCAGCACAACGCGGCGCACCTGGGTATCGCCACGGGCGCCTGCCTTGCCGAGGCCACGACACGTTACCTCCCCCGCTTCGTCGGGCGCACGGTACTCGCCAGTGCCTATCTCGCGACCGTCGCCACCGCCATGGCCGAAGTCCTGGGTGGCGCGATTGCCCTTCAAATGCTCTTTGGGCTGCCCGTGCGTGCGGGCTGCGTCATCGTGGCGGCAGTATCGATGGCGATGCTCATGACGAGCTCCTACAAGCATGCCGAACGCTGGATCATCGCCTTCGTAGGCGTGGTAGGACTCTCGTTTTTGGCCGAGCTTGCACTAGTCAAGGTCGACTGGCCGCAAACCGCCGCAAGCTGGATCACGCCCAGTATGCCCACTGGCTCTGCCGCGATTATCGTGAGTGTCCTGGGTGCGGTCGTTATGCCCCACAACCTTTTCCTGCACTCCGAGGTCATCCAATCCATGCACTTCGAAGGCCAAGGCGAGCAGGTTATCGAAGAGCGTCTGCGCTATGAGCTCTTCGACACGCTCTTTTCGATGGGCGTGGGCTGGGCAATCAACTCGGCCATGGTCATCCTGGCCGCAACGACCTTCTTTGCGCACGGCATTGTCGTAGACGACCTCGCCGTCGCAGCGGCCACGCTCTCCCCCATCTTGGGCCCGGCGAGCTCGACCATCTTTGCGGTAGCGCTGCTGTTCGCGGGTCTCTCGAGTAGCGTGACGGCGGGCATGGCGGCAGGCACCATCACTGCGGGCATGTTCGACGAGGAATACGACATCCACGACCGACATTCCTCGATCGGGGTGGCGGCCTGTTTCGTCGGCGCAGTGGCGGCGTGCCTAGTCGTCCCAAATCCTTTTGAAGGTCTCATCTGGAGTCAGGCACTGCTGTCGCTTCAACTGCCGATTACGGTCTTTGTGCTCATACGGCTCACCAGTTCACCCCGCGTCATGGGCAAATACGCCAACTCGCGTCCACTCAACGCGCTGCTTGTAGGGATCGGCGTCATCGTGACGATTCTCGACATCGTGCTGCTAACGGGGATGTAA
- a CDS encoding rubredoxin-like domain-containing protein produces the protein MAEEKKTYKFVCTVCGYEVEVDTPELPEDYVCPVCGVGPDQFELVEE, from the coding sequence ATGGCTGAGGAGAAGAAGACGTATAAGTTCGTGTGCACCGTTTGCGGTTACGAGGTTGAGGTCGACACGCCCGAGCTGCCCGAGGATTACGTGTGCCCGGTCTGCGGCGTCGGTCCCGATCAGTTTGAGCTCGTCGAGGAGTAG
- a CDS encoding flavin reductase family protein: MDKTAFFTMPSGLYVVSSAADGLRAGCVINTAVQVTSMPPRISVAVNKDNVTSGVIASAKAFALTVIDQTADMLYIGNFGFRTSSDYDKFAKYETRETALGMPYVPEHAAALFSCRLIDTVDVGTHLLFIGEVEDAERLSDETPLTYDYYHKVLKGKTPPKASSYQG, from the coding sequence ATGGACAAAACTGCGTTCTTTACCATGCCGAGCGGCCTGTACGTGGTGAGCTCCGCTGCAGACGGGCTGCGTGCCGGCTGCGTTATCAACACGGCGGTGCAGGTGACATCCATGCCGCCGCGCATTTCGGTTGCCGTGAACAAGGACAACGTCACCTCGGGCGTCATCGCATCGGCCAAAGCGTTCGCGCTGACCGTGATCGATCAGACCGCCGACATGCTCTACATCGGTAACTTTGGCTTCCGCACCAGCAGCGATTACGACAAGTTTGCCAAATACGAGACCCGCGAGACGGCTCTGGGCATGCCCTATGTGCCCGAGCACGCGGCGGCCCTGTTTAGCTGCCGTTTGATCGACACTGTGGATGTGGGCACGCATCTGCTGTTTATCGGCGAGGTCGAGGATGCCGAGCGCCTGAGCGACGAGACGCCACTCACCTACGATTACTACCATAAGGTCCTGAAGGGCAAGACGCCTCCGAAGGCGTCCTCGTATCAAGGCTAG
- the smpB gene encoding SsrA-binding protein SmpB produces MPSKRERKLISKNRSAHHEYFIDETFECGIELSGTEVKSIRERACQITDTFALIRGGECWLVGLHIHPYSHGGVWNRDPDRRRRLLLHRKEIDFLDGKLRNRGYALVPLELYFNTDGRVKLLLGLGRGKKLYDKREDMAKRDVQREIDRALKERNR; encoded by the coding sequence ATGCCCAGTAAGCGCGAGCGCAAGCTCATTTCCAAGAATCGCTCGGCACACCACGAGTACTTTATCGATGAGACCTTTGAGTGCGGTATTGAGCTGAGCGGTACCGAGGTCAAGTCGATTCGCGAGCGCGCGTGCCAGATTACCGATACCTTTGCACTGATTCGTGGCGGGGAGTGCTGGCTCGTCGGCCTGCATATCCACCCTTATAGCCATGGTGGCGTGTGGAATCGCGATCCCGACCGTCGGCGCCGTCTGCTGCTGCACCGCAAAGAGATCGACTTTCTTGACGGCAAACTTCGCAACCGTGGTTATGCGCTGGTTCCGTTGGAGCTCTACTTTAATACCGACGGTCGCGTAAAACTGCTGCTGGGCCTGGGTCGCGGCAAGAAGCTCTACGACAAGCGCGAGGACATGGCCAAGCGTGATGTCCAACGCGAGATCGACCGCGCCCTCAAGGAACGCAACCGCTGA
- a CDS encoding arsenate reductase family protein, giving the protein MTVLFVEYPKCSTCKKAKAWLDEHGVEYIDRDIVLDNPTADELATWIARSGLPVRRFFNSSGMKYRELGLKARLDAGMTDQECCELLATDGMLVKRPLLVGDDFAIPGFREAAWTEALL; this is encoded by the coding sequence ATGACCGTACTGTTTGTTGAATATCCCAAGTGCTCGACCTGTAAGAAGGCCAAGGCATGGCTGGACGAACATGGGGTAGAGTATATCGACCGCGATATCGTTTTGGACAATCCCACGGCTGATGAGCTTGCGACCTGGATTGCTCGTTCGGGGCTGCCGGTGCGGCGCTTCTTTAATTCGTCGGGCATGAAATATCGAGAGCTGGGCCTGAAGGCGCGCCTGGATGCGGGTATGACGGACCAGGAATGCTGCGAGCTGTTGGCGACTGACGGCATGCTGGTCAAGCGTCCGCTGCTGGTGGGCGACGACTTTGCGATCCCCGGCTTTAGGGAAGCGGCTTGGACCGAGGCATTGCTGTAG
- a CDS encoding MupG family TIM beta-alpha barrel fold protein — MKTGISIYLSSPLQDIERTIEHGAAAGARYAFTSLHIPEDGGAAYADKVRHVLSLLSARGIALIADVGPRTCDLLGLERIEDLRDLGLEYLRLDYGFSARRVAELSGVFRIVVNASTVSSDEIASWREAGADVTRFAACHNFYPKPYTGLALEDIARVNLRLAALGFEIMAFVPGDANVRGPVFEGLPTVEAQRGRASKVALNMLELAHGADCDIVLVGDPDLSDAGWAQFAQVSAGYVDLQCELESGYAYVRGQIHHDRPDSSTLIFRSQESRTTLKPDSVPMDAGAGLSRKTGSIAVSNSGYGRYEGELEIARVDLPGDERMNVAGHITPEAMELLPFIKRGFGVRFV, encoded by the coding sequence GTGAAAACGGGTATTTCGATTTATCTTTCCAGCCCTCTGCAGGATATTGAGCGGACGATTGAGCACGGTGCCGCGGCGGGTGCGCGCTATGCGTTCACCTCGCTGCATATTCCCGAGGATGGGGGAGCGGCGTATGCCGATAAGGTCCGTCATGTGCTGTCGCTGCTTTCCGCCCGCGGCATTGCGCTCATCGCCGATGTGGGGCCGCGCACGTGCGATTTGCTCGGGCTTGAGCGCATCGAGGACCTGCGCGATCTGGGGTTGGAATACCTTCGTTTGGACTATGGCTTTAGCGCCCGGCGGGTCGCGGAGCTGTCCGGTGTATTTCGCATTGTGGTCAATGCATCGACGGTGAGTTCTGATGAAATCGCATCGTGGCGTGAGGCCGGTGCCGATGTGACTCGTTTTGCTGCCTGCCACAATTTTTACCCCAAGCCTTATACCGGTTTAGCTCTGGAGGACATTGCTCGGGTGAATCTTCGTCTTGCGGCGCTTGGATTCGAAATCATGGCTTTTGTGCCGGGTGATGCCAACGTTCGCGGGCCGGTATTCGAGGGGCTGCCGACGGTCGAGGCACAGCGCGGTCGCGCGTCAAAGGTTGCCCTCAACATGCTTGAGCTCGCACATGGCGCCGATTGCGACATTGTGTTGGTCGGCGACCCCGATCTTTCCGATGCGGGCTGGGCGCAGTTTGCTCAAGTTTCCGCCGGATACGTGGACCTGCAATGCGAGCTTGAGTCCGGTTATGCCTATGTACGTGGGCAGATTCATCACGACCGGCCCGATTCGAGCACCCTCATCTTTAGGTCTCAGGAGTCGCGCACGACGCTTAAACCGGATTCCGTGCCGATGGATGCCGGTGCCGGCCTGTCGCGAAAGACGGGGTCGATCGCTGTGAGCAATAGCGGCTACGGGCGCTACGAAGGCGAGCTTGAGATTGCGCGGGTCGATCTTCCCGGTGACGAGCGCATGAACGTTGCGGGTCATATCACGCCCGAGGCAATGGAGCTGCTGCCGTTCATCAAACGCGGATTCGGGGTACGGTTCGTTTAG